DNA from Fibrobacter sp. UWB15:
AGCAGCAGAATCAACCTGGTCGTTGTCACCGTTCATAATCACGGAATCCTTGTCGGCGCAGCCGTCGGTATTCACAGCGACACCTTCCGGAGTGTTCGGGCACTTGTCGTAAGAATCTACGACGCCGTCCTTGTCGCTATCCATCGGGCAGCCTTCGGCATCGACCTTAATACCCTTCTTGGTGTGCGGGCACTTGTCTGCATTGTTCTTCACGCCATCGCCATCGGTATCACGCCACATGTCGGCACCGAAGTACCAAGTGAGGAGTGCGGCACCGGCAACGAGCGGGGTCGGAGCATAGCAGTATTCGTAGCTCTTGCCATCTTCGCCCTGGTACTTGATGACGCGATCGTTGCAGCCTTCCATTTCTTCCGAGCCATGGTAGAACGGATTCTTGAAGGCGCGGACAGCCACTTCGAGACCCATCGCAAAGTCGATGTTGTACGGCAAGTGGAAGCGGAGACCCGGGGTGATAATCATAGGATCTTCGCTGGGTTCAAACTTATACATGCCCTTGGTCTGCAGGCGAGCTTCGCCGGAGTATTCCAAGAACACGTCCATCCAGCTCTTGGGGAGCCAGTTCACGCCAGCGCTGTAAACGAGCACCTGGGTTTCGTCCAGGTCGAGCGGGTAAACGTACTGGGCAAACAAGTTAAAGCGCCAGGGCTTGGGGTTGTTCAGCTTGGTGAGGTCAGCGGTACCCACTAGGCCAAGACCAAAGACCCAATCGTCGGCGGTGTAAGGCTGGGTGTAGCCGTTACTGTTCAGGTACCAGGCGTGGCGGGGGCGCACACCGGCCTGGGCTTCACCCGTCGGAATGTACATGTTGAGCATGGCGGCAAAGCCGTACCACTTGTTGGTGTCGAGCGGGAGGCGGATCTTGGACCACACGTTCAAGTCGCCGCGGCTGGTGCCCCACATGTTGTTGGAACCAGAAGGGCCATTGGAGTTAGCGTGTTCGTAGTAAACCGGGAGGCTCACGCCCACGTCCATCCAGTTGGTCAAACCGGCGTTCACGAAGAAGTTACCGGCCTGGGTGTAGTCCCACCAGTTAAAGGTATAGTCCTTGCCACCCTGGCTGTACTTACCACCTCGGGCAAGGGCCCAGCCGTCAATGGCAATGTTACCACCGGTACCAACGGCAAAGTTCCATTGGCCAAGGGTCTTGGCGTTAGTCTGATGGAGACCGTCAGTGCCGCCCTCCATGCCTATCTGGGCAAAGCTGATTCCAGCCGCCAGTAGTGCTGTCCCAAGTATTTTTTTCATGTTTTGTTTCCTTCTTCGGTAACTGTGATTATAAACACAAATATAGTATAAATTATTTAAATGTTACGATTTACTGAAATAACCCTTACCATAATATCCCTTGCCGTAGTAACCATAGCCATAATAGTGGCCCGGTTCATATTCGCAATGGTTCAACACAAAGGCGCAAGGTTTATCGGCATAACGGCGCAAATTGGCCAAATTTTCCTTGATTTGTTCCAAAGAATCGACCCCGTAATGCACCACCATCAGGGTAAAGTCTACCAAGGGGTAAATTAGTTCGGCATCGGTCACCATGCTTACCGGCGGGGTATCTACGATAATCATGTCGTATTCCTGCTTCAAATCTTCGAGCAAGGCCTTGAACTTATCGTGGCGTAGCAGTTCGCTGGGCGACATCAGGCGCTTGCCGCACCCCATCACGAACAGGTTCTGGCAACGGGCATCGGCCACGGCCTCGCGCCACTCCACCTTGCCCGAAAGCACCTCGGTGAGTCCTATGTACTTGGAACTGCGGATAACGCCCTTGCGCATATCGGCATCAATCAGCAATACGCGCTTGCCGTTCATGGCATACACGGCGGCCAGGTTCTTGGCCACAAAAGACTTACCCACGCCCGGCACCAAGCCGCAAGTCATGACCACCTTCTGGCCAGCCTCCAAAGAGAAATCCAAAGCGGTCTGCAGCGTATGGAACGCCTCGCTCGCCTGGTCGTTGGGCGAAGATTCCACCAGAGTGAGTTTACGGCGCTTGTCCTTGACAAGGCGGTTCTTGGATTCCGGAATTTTGGCAAACACGCTCACGTTGGTCGCATGCTCCAGTTCCTGGGAACTGCGGATACCGTTACGCATCATGCGCAGCATAAACACCAGCAGCACGCCCACCATAAAGCTTGCGGCCATGCAGCATACAAGAATGTTCAGCTTTTTCGGCTTGCTCTGGATAGGTTCAATCTGCGCAAAGTCCACCACGCGCACGTTACCCACCTCGCCCGCGCGCACCACGCGCAGCTGCTGGATATTGTTGAGCATGGCCGTGTACTGGGCATTATTGAGCGCCACATCTTCTTGCAAGCGGATCATTTCTTGCTGCGTAACCGGCATAGATTCTGCACTCTTCTTGAGGCGGGCCAGTTCCCCGCGCAACCTGTCTTGCTGCTTTACAATGGTCTGCACCGAGGGGTGCTCTTCTTTAAACAGGCGCGTCGCCTGCTGGCGCTGCTGTTCCAACTGCAGCAACTGACGTTGCAAGTCTACCTCTTTATCGAGATGGGCGCGAGTTTCACCCGTCATGTCGACCGAGCCAACACTGTGACGATAGTCCGACAGGACCTTCTCGGAACTGTCGAGTTTAGCCTTAATGCCCGGCAACTGGGTTTCCAAAAATTCCAAGGTCTTTTCGGCCTCGGCGCTACGCATCTCTACATTCTGGCGCACGTAAGTGTTCGCAATGGTATTGAGGATCGAGGCGGCACGGTCTGCATAACGGTGCGAGTAAGAGATACCGATTACGCCGGTCTGCTTGCCCTTCTCGGCAACCTTCAACGACCCCGCAAGACCCCGGACCGCCAGTAGAGGATTCCCCTGCTTTATCACAAATTTTTCGCCCAAAGTAGCACGCATCAACTTGACTCGTATGCGCAAAGTATCGCCCGCATAAGGGGCCGAGAGCAAATCGCCCACCATGCCTTCTACCAACTTAGTCTCTTCGGGAGTGTAAATGGCGTAAGAGTTATCCCCTGTTACCACCGCCTCCCAGCGGTCGGCACGGGCCAGTTCAGGGATATTCAAGAAGTCGATATCCATACGGCCTTCGCGGTGGAGCAAACGGTTAAGCGCCCCCTGGGGGGTCGCCGAATACATCAGGTGTTCTTGATCTACCACATAGTTCAAAACCAGGCGACTCTTGATGAGTTCGATTTCGGCATCGGCCGGGCTCGCCACCTCTAGCAAAGAGCCCATCTCGCCCAAGGCGCGGGCCGACTTGTTACCCTTAATGTCTATCTGGAACAGGGCATCGCTGGTGTACTGCGGACGAATCCACTGCCCCACCACCACACCAATAGCAGCCCCCACCAAAAGGAACAGGCACAAAAGGTAACGCCTTTTCCAAAGGATAAACAAAGCCTCGAGCAAGGTAATGGTGTTGTTTGGCGTTTGGGCCTGTGCACCAACCACAATCGTCTGCTGTTCGCTATCGGCCATGTAAGTCTCCAAAATTTTAGCAAAATCGAAATTTGGGACAAAATATAGTAAAATTATTTAAAACTTACGGGGAGGGTACGAAAAAGGTGCAGAAAGGGGAATTCCTACCGTTTTTTATTTTCACAATAAAACATCAAATAAGATGTTCCTAGGGCATCGGCCAGTTTCTTTGACATGCGCATGTAAGCTTCCCCATAAGCCCCTCTTACCATTATAATTCCTTCAATAAAGTCATCAATCGACCCAACTCTGAGTAAGTATATTCTCTTCCATCCTTCTGCTTTTCCGCCATTGATCTTTCAGCATTGGCTACTGCATTATCAAGACTTCCTTTGTTCCGTTCAAAGTAGCTGTGCAAACCCTTTCTGAAGAACTCATTTGCCTTCTTGTAAACCACACACTGATTCAAATCATTTAAAAGTTGTTCTTGATTATCATAAGGACGCGATGTGTATCGGAAATAGTAAAGGAAGAACAACTCTGTACAGCGATGTGTT
Protein-coding regions in this window:
- a CDS encoding polysaccharide biosynthesis tyrosine autokinase, producing the protein MADSEQQTIVVGAQAQTPNNTITLLEALFILWKRRYLLCLFLLVGAAIGVVVGQWIRPQYTSDALFQIDIKGNKSARALGEMGSLLEVASPADAEIELIKSRLVLNYVVDQEHLMYSATPQGALNRLLHREGRMDIDFLNIPELARADRWEAVVTGDNSYAIYTPEETKLVEGMVGDLLSAPYAGDTLRIRVKLMRATLGEKFVIKQGNPLLAVRGLAGSLKVAEKGKQTGVIGISYSHRYADRAASILNTIANTYVRQNVEMRSAEAEKTLEFLETQLPGIKAKLDSSEKVLSDYRHSVGSVDMTGETRAHLDKEVDLQRQLLQLEQQRQQATRLFKEEHPSVQTIVKQQDRLRGELARLKKSAESMPVTQQEMIRLQEDVALNNAQYTAMLNNIQQLRVVRAGEVGNVRVVDFAQIEPIQSKPKKLNILVCCMAASFMVGVLLVFMLRMMRNGIRSSQELEHATNVSVFAKIPESKNRLVKDKRRKLTLVESSPNDQASEAFHTLQTALDFSLEAGQKVVMTCGLVPGVGKSFVAKNLAAVYAMNGKRVLLIDADMRKGVIRSSKYIGLTEVLSGKVEWREAVADARCQNLFVMGCGKRLMSPSELLRHDKFKALLEDLKQEYDMIIVDTPPVSMVTDAELIYPLVDFTLMVVHYGVDSLEQIKENLANLRRYADKPCAFVLNHCEYEPGHYYGYGYYGKGYYGKGYFSKS
- a CDS encoding OmpA family protein, with the translated sequence MKKILGTALLAAGISFAQIGMEGGTDGLHQTNAKTLGQWNFAVGTGGNIAIDGWALARGGKYSQGGKDYTFNWWDYTQAGNFFVNAGLTNWMDVGVSLPVYYEHANSNGPSGSNNMWGTSRGDLNVWSKIRLPLDTNKWYGFAAMLNMYIPTGEAQAGVRPRHAWYLNSNGYTQPYTADDWVFGLGLVGTADLTKLNNPKPWRFNLFAQYVYPLDLDETQVLVYSAGVNWLPKSWMDVFLEYSGEARLQTKGMYKFEPSEDPMIITPGLRFHLPYNIDFAMGLEVAVRAFKNPFYHGSEEMEGCNDRVIKYQGEDGKSYEYCYAPTPLVAGAALLTWYFGADMWRDTDGDGVKNNADKCPHTKKGIKVDAEGCPMDSDKDGVVDSYDKCPNTPEGVAVNTDGCADKDSVIMNGDNDQVDSAALNAAERARLDSLNRVDTDKDGIADINDKCPNTPDGIVVDSVGCMLDFDVDGVPDNKDKCPNTPEGISVDSTGCPMDFDHDGVPDNKDKCPNTAMGVTVDSTGCAADSDQDGVADGQDKCPGTVAGMPVDSVGCVLDGDKDGVPDPKDKCPNTLEGIAVDTVGCAVNKKENLDELKKGIQFQTGSAKLTKKSYTTLNDIANLMRKVKSANLEVQGHTDNTGSEATNQKLSEKRAKAVVDHLKKKGIEADRLRAIGYGSEMPIADNETKEGREQNRRVELVPFEK